The nucleotide window CGTGGCCCTCGAGGTGGCGCTCGCCTGGGGAGAGATGGACGCCTTCGGTCACGTCAACAACGCGGTCTACTTCCGCTGGTTCGAGAGCGCCCGGATGAGCTACTTCGAGCGCCTCGGCTGGCCGGCGCTGCAGCAGGAGACCGGCGTCGGACCGATCCTGCACTCGACCCAGGCGCGCTTCCGCGCCCCGCTCACCTGGCCGGACAGGGTCACCGTCACGACGCGGGTGAGCGAAGTCGCCGAAGACCG belongs to Thermoanaerobaculia bacterium and includes:
- a CDS encoding acyl-CoA thioesterase, producing MTGPPPGLPAIAAQWPVALEVALAWGEMDAFGHVNNAVYFRWFESARMSYFERLGWPALQQETGVGPILHSTQARFRAPLTWPDRVTVTTRVSEVAEDR